The Acetivibrio saccincola genome window below encodes:
- a CDS encoding copper amine oxidase N-terminal domain-containing protein, translating to MKKIVLFITVSVIMLMAFTTTSFAQLPLRVVVNGNRVNFPDAEPFIDDNGRTQVPVRFVSEALGAEVGWEGSTKTVTISQGDKEIKIVIGKKDYTINGEKNLMDTEALLKEDRTFVPVRFVSEGLGARVDWDPAVRTVYIDTREKGDSKDDTPKDGSIIEVDGYLVPNDTNIIIAKEHGSRVVETSIAINFMRPNFEKQIEDLTFALKNKFGEDIANEVRKHVEQKKSRWHYLPEKYIYVEKTNQYLWLRKSVGEDITIDVLLPGYVPNTGQ from the coding sequence ATGAAAAAAATAGTTTTATTTATTACAGTATCAGTTATTATGTTAATGGCTTTTACAACAACATCCTTTGCTCAATTGCCTCTTCGTGTGGTGGTAAACGGCAATAGGGTGAATTTCCCGGATGCAGAGCCGTTTATAGACGACAACGGCAGGACACAGGTACCGGTGAGGTTTGTAAGTGAAGCATTAGGGGCAGAAGTAGGCTGGGAAGGAAGCACAAAGACGGTTACAATATCCCAGGGAGATAAAGAAATAAAGATAGTAATCGGAAAAAAGGACTATACAATAAACGGTGAAAAGAATCTGATGGATACAGAAGCGTTGTTAAAAGAAGACAGGACCTTTGTACCTGTAAGGTTTGTAAGTGAGGGGTTAGGTGCAAGGGTGGATTGGGACCCGGCTGTACGGACGGTTTATATTGATACAAGAGAAAAAGGCGACTCTAAGGATGACACCCCAAAGGATGGTAGTATTATAGAAGTAGACGGATACTTAGTGCCAAATGATACAAATATAATAATTGCAAAGGAACATGGAAGTAGAGTTGTGGAAACAAGTATAGCTATAAATTTTATGAGACCAAATTTTGAAAAACAAATTGAAGACTTAACATTTGCATTAAAAAATAAGTTTGGCGAAGATATAGCAAATGAAGTGAGAAAACATGTTGAACAAAAGAAAAGCAGATGGCATTATTTACCTGAAAAATACATATATGTAGAGAAAACTAATCAATATCTTTGGTTAAGAAAATCAGTAGGAGAGGACATAACAATAGATGTTTTACTTCCAGGATATGTACCTAATACGGGTCAGTAA
- a CDS encoding IS6 family transposase, with amino-acid sequence MQKIVPIKCPKCNNKDSFYRYGKDRDGYQKYLCRKCNHQFAPDRPTSKKVPKYPRCPVCGKATFLHHDYEYYSNYRCCDKKCNHSMFVPKPNNILPASMSKLVGKNDFKRMRYPVHIIITALSMFYLGKNSFRNIALILRVAHNVKVSHTTISNWCKKFAPFFNNLSLELIPMLDFNSDEWHADETVIKINGQKYYIWFIIDSETRFVLGFHLSPYRDSSQAFALLNSVKDLGTVNAIVSDRYSAYKVPVKSVLGSSVKHIRVESFKDDVSNNLIESFHHQFKAWYKTKQGFNSFESANNLISMFIFFYNFVRPHSSLNGLTPAQVAGLNLTEREKKKYLLVA; translated from the coding sequence ATGCAAAAAATTGTACCAATTAAGTGCCCAAAATGCAATAATAAAGATTCTTTTTATCGCTATGGCAAAGATAGAGATGGTTATCAAAAATACCTTTGCCGTAAATGTAATCACCAATTTGCTCCTGATAGACCAACGTCTAAAAAGGTGCCTAAATACCCCCGTTGCCCTGTTTGCGGTAAAGCAACATTTCTTCATCACGATTATGAATACTACTCTAATTACCGTTGTTGTGATAAAAAGTGCAATCATTCTATGTTTGTTCCTAAACCAAATAATATATTACCTGCATCTATGTCTAAACTTGTTGGTAAGAATGATTTTAAACGTATGCGTTACCCAGTGCATATAATTATTACTGCTCTATCTATGTTTTACCTTGGCAAAAATTCTTTTAGAAATATTGCCTTAATACTTAGAGTAGCCCATAATGTTAAGGTTTCTCATACTACCATTAGCAATTGGTGTAAAAAGTTTGCTCCATTCTTTAATAATCTCTCTTTGGAACTTATACCAATGTTAGATTTTAATTCTGATGAATGGCATGCTGACGAAACAGTTATAAAAATTAATGGCCAAAAATATTATATTTGGTTTATCATAGATTCAGAAACCCGCTTTGTCTTAGGTTTTCATTTATCGCCTTATAGAGATTCTAGCCAAGCTTTTGCTTTGCTTAATTCTGTTAAAGATTTAGGTACTGTTAATGCCATAGTTAGCGATCGATATAGTGCTTATAAAGTACCAGTTAAATCTGTGCTAGGTAGTTCTGTTAAACATATTCGCGTTGAAAGCTTTAAAGATGATGTTTCTAATAATTTAATAGAGTCTTTCCATCATCAATTTAAAGCTTGGTATAAGACTAAGCAAGGTTTTAATTCCTTTGAATCAGCCAACAACCTAATCAGCATGTTCATATTTTTCTATAATTTTGTTAGGCCTCATTCATCTCTTAATGGCTTAACGCCAGCTCAAGTTGCTGGATTAAATCTAACTGAAAGAGAGAAGAAAAAGTATCTTCTTGTAGCATAA
- a CDS encoding DUF5050 domain-containing protein: MRYNLSNGGLVTILNNKIYITDIKKFTGTYIIGSGHQKQLDGLFWFMNCDDSYIYYSDQKRENYLLRFNICTESTEVIVESPCYGVIFIDGCCYYINERDKKLYRYSLSERKGEVIADNNVLCFFAGGDTIFYSTDRGIYCCTLKGEMREEISDVPGVGLIALDEKIFFADKENNYILTMLDINTGEREIFEEISPISINTDGNYLYCSNRKHSNSIYRIDFRRKTCIRICGESSDYLHIIDDELYFCSNLGWYKMPLSGGQPQKII; this comes from the coding sequence ATGAGGTACAATTTATCAAATGGAGGACTTGTTACAATACTGAATAACAAGATTTATATAACTGACATTAAAAAATTTACAGGAACATATATAATTGGGAGTGGACACCAAAAACAGTTAGATGGATTATTTTGGTTTATGAATTGTGATGACTCCTATATATATTATAGTGACCAAAAAAGAGAAAATTATCTATTAAGATTTAATATATGCACTGAAAGCACAGAGGTGATTGTTGAAAGCCCGTGCTATGGCGTGATTTTTATAGATGGCTGTTGCTACTATATCAATGAGAGAGATAAAAAGCTATACAGATATTCTCTAAGTGAAAGAAAAGGGGAGGTAATTGCAGATAATAATGTCTTATGTTTTTTTGCAGGGGGGGACACAATTTTTTATTCCACAGACAGAGGTATTTATTGCTGTACCCTAAAAGGGGAAATGAGAGAGGAAATTTCAGATGTTCCTGGAGTAGGTCTCATTGCCTTAGATGAAAAAATTTTTTTTGCAGACAAAGAAAACAACTATATTTTAACAATGCTTGATATTAATACTGGTGAGAGGGAAATATTTGAAGAGATTTCCCCGATTAGCATAAATACTGATGGAAACTATCTGTATTGTTCTAACAGGAAGCATTCAAATTCCATTTACCGTATTGATTTCAGAAGAAAAACCTGCATAAGGATATGTGGTGAAAGCTCAGATTATTTACACATTATAGATGATGAATTGTATTTTTGCAGCAATTTAGGATGGTATAAAATGCCTTTATCCGGAGGGCAGCCACAGAAAATTATTTAA
- a CDS encoding ExeA family protein — protein MFRQFFGLKYNPFGKEIDISDVYESEDIKELNSRFKYIQNIRGMFLLVGEPGMGKSTALRKFSAGLNPGLYKPCYFSLSTVTVMDFYRGLLISLGEVPSHKKVTMFHQIQQAIMSLYYNQKITPVIILDEVQMLSNSILEELRLLFNFKMDSENPFILILSGQSQIRNKLQLAVNAPLKQRIAVKYVMQGLKPEELSDYIFTRLKSAGLHENIFTQAAIEAIYSASKGVPRLVNSLATSSLMYACSIKQKHVDEEIVYQGQKDFDI, from the coding sequence ATGTTCAGACAGTTTTTTGGACTAAAATACAATCCTTTTGGAAAAGAAATTGATATTTCTGATGTTTATGAAAGTGAAGATATTAAGGAATTAAATTCAAGATTTAAATATATTCAAAACATCCGGGGAATGTTTCTTTTAGTCGGTGAACCGGGAATGGGAAAATCCACCGCCTTAAGAAAATTTTCAGCCGGGTTAAATCCGGGACTTTACAAACCCTGCTATTTTTCTCTCTCAACAGTTACCGTTATGGATTTTTACCGGGGTCTTTTAATATCTTTAGGAGAAGTGCCTTCACATAAGAAGGTTACAATGTTTCATCAGATACAACAAGCAATAATGTCTTTGTACTATAATCAAAAAATTACTCCGGTTATTATCCTTGACGAGGTACAGATGCTGTCAAACAGCATACTTGAAGAATTAAGGCTTTTATTTAACTTTAAAATGGACTCTGAAAATCCTTTTATATTAATATTGTCGGGGCAATCGCAAATCAGGAACAAATTACAGTTAGCGGTAAATGCACCTTTAAAGCAGCGTATAGCCGTAAAATACGTAATGCAGGGGTTAAAGCCTGAGGAACTTTCAGACTATATTTTTACAAGGCTAAAGTCTGCCGGTTTACATGAAAATATATTTACCCAGGCTGCAATTGAAGCTATTTATTCTGCATCAAAAGGCGTACCCCGCCTTGTTAACAGTCTTGCAACCTCAAGCCTTATGTATGCTTGTTCAATAAAGCAAAAGCATGTAGATGAAGAAATCGTATACCAAGGACAAAAAGACTTTGATATCTAA
- the essC gene encoding type VII secretion protein EssC, translated as MKDKNIFSRQPRFLPEMPSGEVEIPNPPSAYEKPEISWFMLLLPPFVMLVITVLLALTVRSVFMLISIATTFMTLIGSVTGAVSQIRKFKKKKQEREKKYLQFIKDTRSHLSIMKEQQIKAMNEMNPDPAECIKRIDQIDKRLWERTPSFKDFLSIRLGLGSVPLEVKIKYTRQAIIMESDPLFNEPQRLALEFEKIRDVPVAVNLMQTEICGIAGEEDKIAQLLQLLALQIITHHGYDDVRIVILAKEEGLDKWNFLKYIPHIWNDNFTTRYLLCGKAMAHTVLGELYDLFKAREINSRRINAIPHYVFIVEDSELLENEQISKYIYEPNGKFGISSVFTAMNQAYLPMNCKTVINISGKKGDIANRETGEKNSFIMDSLDIKSMENAVMKLAPVRIKNSRGNFAIPSSITLMEMLKSKTVNEIDILSRWNNNKTFKGMSVPIGVKAGGVLFNLDMHETGHGPHGLVAGTTGSGKSELLQTIIISLAINYHPRDLVFVLIDYKGGGMADVFKGMPHLVGTITNLGGNQTTRALLSIKSELLRRQKIFSEYDVNNIDKYQKLYYSGNNKEHMPAIPHLIMIADEFAELKQDQPDFMKELVSATRVGRSLGVHLILATQKPAGVVDDQIWSNSKFKICLKVQDEADSKDVIKRPDASMIKEPGRAFIQVGNDEIFELFQSAYSGADYDPEDEMLKDENKAKRIYRVYLNGKTEKIYPLEEEKIAKKELPSQLKAMVDYIIHIAEREKIEPLKGPWLPPLSDTIYLDSLLHNKLSKDINKNKGILSVPVGILDDPRGQRQEPLNIDFASEGNLFVYGAPGTGKTVFLKTLCMSMACLYTPDDVNIYIMDFGGRTMKLFEKLPHVGGVMTLEEEKLIKQFIRFLFRVMEERKLQFEKEFSEGFADYKSKGGKMPGIVVIIDNYFALSETYEDVDEQVILLAREGAKYGIFIVATATNASLVRYKLSVNFKMAVCFQLTEKSEYDAIVGRTEGLEPSKFPGRGLVRANPPMEFQASLPEFKDEKIESLIKRISESETIRAVPVPVMPSIINLEDINKDTEKLAIGLGDDDLQPVFLDILATPVIMVAGDIMSGKSTLLVSWIKIINEKMDNVEIYAIDSSALGICQIMDMDNVTNVSEIEDMSSFIEEIEEKLDARRNELIECRKSGGNIEKIMEKWSLIIFVIDRLSEFTNGDMYSLKELMERIVKRDRGLKVTVIAGDNTSEFESNWDGFAKAIRDEQTGVLLGSLKEQNLFGVKIPYGVQEKELEKGDGYFIVKNKFTSLRVGIAKD; from the coding sequence GTGAAAGATAAAAATATATTTAGCAGGCAGCCTAGATTTTTGCCGGAAATGCCTTCGGGAGAAGTAGAAATACCAAATCCGCCAAGTGCATATGAAAAACCGGAGATATCCTGGTTTATGTTGCTGCTGCCTCCTTTTGTGATGCTTGTTATAACCGTTTTGCTGGCGCTGACAGTCCGGTCTGTTTTTATGCTGATATCCATTGCTACAACATTTATGACGCTTATTGGCTCTGTTACGGGAGCTGTTTCTCAAATAAGAAAATTTAAAAAAAAGAAGCAAGAAAGAGAGAAAAAGTACCTTCAATTTATTAAAGATACACGCAGTCATCTTTCAATAATGAAGGAGCAGCAAATAAAGGCAATGAATGAAATGAATCCGGATCCTGCAGAGTGCATAAAGCGGATAGATCAGATTGATAAAAGGCTTTGGGAAAGAACCCCTTCATTTAAGGATTTTCTTTCTATAAGATTAGGACTTGGAAGTGTTCCTTTGGAAGTTAAAATTAAATATACCAGGCAGGCAATTATTATGGAAAGTGATCCTCTTTTTAACGAACCCCAGAGATTGGCACTTGAATTTGAAAAAATACGGGATGTTCCTGTTGCGGTAAATCTTATGCAAACAGAGATATGCGGGATTGCAGGTGAAGAGGATAAAATAGCACAACTATTACAGCTTTTAGCTCTTCAAATAATCACTCATCATGGTTATGATGATGTAAGAATTGTTATTCTTGCAAAAGAAGAGGGACTTGATAAATGGAATTTTTTAAAATACATTCCGCATATATGGAATGATAATTTTACTACAAGGTATCTCCTTTGTGGTAAAGCTATGGCTCATACTGTACTTGGTGAGCTATATGATTTGTTTAAAGCAAGGGAAATTAATTCCAGGAGAATAAATGCCATTCCTCATTATGTGTTTATTGTGGAAGATAGTGAGCTTTTGGAAAATGAGCAAATAAGCAAGTATATATATGAGCCAAATGGAAAGTTTGGTATTTCTTCAGTTTTTACAGCCATGAACCAGGCTTATCTTCCTATGAATTGTAAAACAGTTATAAATATAAGTGGTAAAAAAGGAGACATAGCCAACAGGGAAACAGGAGAAAAGAATTCATTTATCATGGATAGTTTGGACATCAAAAGTATGGAAAATGCAGTAATGAAGCTTGCACCTGTCAGGATAAAGAATTCAAGGGGCAACTTTGCCATTCCTTCATCCATAACTTTAATGGAAATGTTAAAATCTAAAACGGTAAATGAAATTGACATATTGTCCCGCTGGAATAATAATAAGACCTTTAAAGGTATGAGTGTTCCCATTGGTGTAAAAGCAGGAGGGGTCTTATTTAACCTGGATATGCATGAAACAGGACATGGACCTCATGGACTGGTTGCAGGGACAACAGGTTCCGGTAAAAGTGAATTGCTTCAAACTATAATTATTTCCCTGGCTATAAATTACCATCCACGGGATTTAGTATTTGTCCTCATAGACTATAAAGGCGGCGGTATGGCTGATGTTTTTAAAGGCATGCCCCATCTTGTGGGAACAATTACAAACTTGGGGGGAAATCAGACAACAAGGGCTTTGCTTTCTATAAAAAGTGAACTTTTAAGAAGGCAAAAAATATTTTCAGAATATGATGTAAACAATATCGACAAGTATCAGAAATTGTATTATAGCGGAAATAATAAAGAACATATGCCAGCAATACCACATCTTATTATGATAGCAGATGAGTTTGCCGAACTAAAGCAGGACCAGCCAGATTTTATGAAAGAACTGGTAAGTGCTACAAGGGTTGGAAGGAGCCTTGGTGTTCATCTTATTTTAGCAACCCAGAAGCCGGCTGGTGTAGTAGATGATCAGATATGGAGTAACTCTAAATTTAAAATTTGTCTCAAAGTACAAGATGAAGCAGACAGTAAGGATGTAATCAAAAGGCCTGATGCATCTATGATAAAAGAGCCGGGAAGAGCTTTTATACAAGTTGGAAATGACGAAATATTTGAGCTTTTCCAATCTGCCTATTCGGGTGCTGACTACGATCCGGAAGATGAAATGTTAAAAGATGAAAACAAGGCAAAGAGAATATACAGGGTATATTTAAACGGAAAGACAGAAAAAATATATCCTCTTGAAGAGGAAAAAATAGCAAAAAAAGAGTTGCCTTCCCAGCTTAAAGCTATGGTGGATTATATTATACATATAGCAGAGAGGGAAAAAATAGAGCCATTAAAGGGACCATGGCTGCCTCCGCTGTCTGATACAATATACTTAGACAGCTTATTACATAATAAACTTTCTAAGGATATAAATAAAAACAAAGGGATTTTAAGTGTTCCTGTGGGGATTTTAGATGACCCGAGGGGTCAAAGGCAGGAACCCTTGAATATAGATTTTGCATCAGAAGGAAACTTATTTGTATACGGCGCACCGGGAACCGGGAAAACAGTATTTTTAAAAACACTTTGTATGTCTATGGCATGCTTATATACGCCTGATGATGTAAATATATATATTATGGATTTTGGCGGCAGGACAATGAAATTATTTGAAAAATTGCCTCATGTGGGCGGAGTTATGACATTAGAAGAAGAGAAATTAATAAAACAGTTTATCAGGTTTTTGTTTAGAGTAATGGAAGAGAGAAAATTACAATTTGAAAAAGAATTCAGTGAGGGTTTTGCTGACTATAAGTCAAAAGGGGGCAAAATGCCGGGAATTGTAGTTATAATAGACAACTATTTTGCGCTGTCTGAAACATATGAGGATGTGGATGAACAAGTAATACTGCTAGCAAGGGAAGGGGCTAAATACGGTATATTTATCGTGGCTACGGCAACAAATGCGTCTTTAGTAAGGTATAAACTATCTGTCAATTTTAAAATGGCTGTTTGCTTTCAATTGACTGAAAAAAGTGAGTATGATGCAATAGTGGGAAGGACGGAAGGATTAGAACCTTCAAAATTCCCAGGAAGAGGTTTGGTAAGAGCTAATCCCCCAATGGAATTCCAGGCATCTTTACCGGAGTTTAAGGATGAAAAAATAGAATCATTAATAAAAAGAATTAGTGAAAGTGAAACAATAAGGGCAGTACCTGTTCCTGTTATGCCTTCAATAATTAATCTTGAAGATATTAATAAAGATACAGAAAAATTAGCCATAGGTCTTGGAGATGACGATTTGCAGCCTGTGTTTTTAGATATTTTAGCCACACCTGTAATTATGGTTGCAGGGGACATTATGTCGGGAAAAAGCACACTGTTGGTATCGTGGATAAAAATTATAAATGAAAAAATGGATAATGTTGAAATATATGCAATTGATTCTAGTGCGCTGGGCATATGTCAGATTATGGATATGGATAACGTTACAAATGTATCAGAAATAGAGGATATGAGCAGTTTCATTGAGGAAATTGAAGAAAAACTTGATGCAAGAAGAAATGAATTAATTGAGTGCAGAAAAAGCGGCGGAAACATAGAGAAAATAATGGAAAAATGGAGCCTTATTATTTTTGTAATAGACAGGTTAAGTGAGTTTACCAACGGGGATATGTATTCTTTAAAAGAGCTCATGGAAAGGATTGTAAAAAGGGACAGGGGTTTAAAAGTGACTGTAATTGCAGGGGATAATACCAGTGAGTTTGAATCTAACTGGGATGGTTTTGCTAAAGCAATAAGAGATGAGCAAACCGGGGTATTACTTGGAAGTTTGAAAGAGCAAAATCTTTTTGGAGTAAAAATCCCATATGGCGTACAGGAAAAGGAATTGGAAAAGGGAGATGGATACTTTATTGTAAAAAATAAATTTACAAGCCTAAGAGTAGGTATAGCGAAAGATTAA
- a CDS encoding copper amine oxidase N-terminal domain-containing protein has product MKKIVLFITVSVIMLMALTTTSFAQLPLRVVVNGDRVNFPDAEPFIDDNGRTQVPVRFVSEALGAEVGWEGSTKTVTISQGDKEIKIVIGKKDYTINGEKNLMDTEALLKEDRTFVPVRFVSEGLGARVDWDPAVRTVYIDTREKGSTKDDTPKDGSIIEVDGYLVPNDTNIVIVKAQESKIVETRMSINVLRPNFEKQKQDLVFALENKFGEDIANEVRKHIEPKKERWDYLPEKYIYVEETDQYIWIRKSQTGGISINVMVPGYVPNASEYDDVVVEWEN; this is encoded by the coding sequence ATGAAAAAAATAGTTTTATTTATTACAGTATCAGTTATTATGTTAATGGCTTTAACAACAACATCATTTGCCCAATTGCCTCTTCGTGTAGTGGTAAATGGCGATAGGGTGAATTTCCCGGATGCAGAGCCGTTTATAGACGACAACGGCAGGACACAGGTACCGGTGAGGTTTGTAAGTGAAGCGTTAGGGGCAGAAGTAGGCTGGGAAGGAAGCACAAAGACAGTTACAATATCCCAGGGAGATAAAGAAATAAAGATAGTAATTGGAAAAAAGGACTATACAATAAATGGTGAGAAGAATTTAATGGATACAGAGGCGCTGCTGAAGGAAGACAGGACCTTTGTACCTGTAAGGTTTGTAAGTGAGGGGTTAGGTGCAAGGGTGGATTGGGACCCGGCTGTAAGGACGGTTTATATTGATACGAGAGAAAAAGGCAGTACCAAGGATGACACCCCAAAGGATGGAAGTATTATTGAAGTGGACGGATACTTAGTGCCAAATGATACAAATATAGTAATTGTAAAGGCTCAAGAAAGTAAGATTGTAGAAACAAGAATGTCTATAAATGTTTTAAGACCAAATTTTGAAAAGCAAAAACAAGACTTGGTATTTGCATTAGAAAATAAGTTTGGCGAAGATATAGCAAATGAGGTAAGAAAACATATTGAACCGAAGAAAGAGAGGTGGGATTATTTACCTGAAAAATATATATATGTAGAGGAGACAGACCAATATATCTGGATAAGAAAATCACAAACTGGAGGCATATCGATAAATGTTATGGTTCCAGGATATGTACCTAATGCAAGTGAATACGATGATGTTGTAGTAGAGTGGGAAAATTGA
- a CDS encoding EsaB/YukD family protein, with protein MDDYIMITFQAENIDSVDLKVPVFVKTGELISMLSKALRLTFKEGSRLQAEPLGRILDNNLTLLQEGVEHGALLTLI; from the coding sequence ATGGATGATTATATAATGATTACTTTTCAGGCTGAAAACATTGATAGTGTGGATTTAAAGGTGCCTGTATTTGTAAAAACAGGTGAGCTGATAAGTATGCTGTCAAAGGCTCTGAGGTTGACTTTTAAAGAGGGCAGCAGGCTTCAGGCAGAGCCTTTGGGCAGGATTCTTGACAACAACCTTACCCTTTTGCAGGAAGGTGTAGAACACGGGGCACTACTTACACTTATATAA
- a CDS encoding IS3 family transposase has protein sequence MIYGIRFKTKKETRKVIINYIEGFYNSRRLHSSLGYKLPREYINDYYKNEKKVA, from the coding sequence GTGATATATGGAATCCGCTTCAAGACAAAAAAAGAGACTAGGAAGGTGATAATTAACTATATAGAAGGTTTTTATAACTCAAGGCGTTTGCATTCATCACTTGGATATAAATTGCCAAGAGAATATATAAACGACTACTATAAGAATGAGAAAAAAGTGGCCTAG
- a CDS encoding Athe_2463 domain-containing protein, protein MKKHIIKILIISLLIQVINITVSASSINIKTAEESLDIANKFLEENVLGFYGYYGETNINGDKINEVLAVKGTPAFNNMPIFVYGSEEKASIDAVKEAAIKVIKRPDEEGVPQYRCLGYTLNGDLFANPVFPPDYPPTQNVKTLNGRWVKEPWNNEHPYIQQWINRLDFKPNRLLKLTGRRDFFAANIVDGPEPQYFSDGGSVVDYVHIIQPPQCIHGGWE, encoded by the coding sequence GTGAAAAAGCATATAATTAAAATATTAATTATATCTTTACTAATACAGGTGATTAATATTACAGTATCAGCAAGCAGTATTAATATAAAAACAGCTGAGGAATCACTAGATATTGCCAATAAATTTTTAGAAGAAAATGTACTGGGATTTTACGGTTATTATGGAGAAACGAATATAAATGGAGATAAAATAAATGAAGTATTAGCTGTAAAGGGTACCCCGGCTTTTAACAACATGCCTATTTTTGTATATGGCAGCGAGGAAAAGGCCAGTATTGATGCTGTTAAAGAAGCTGCAATTAAAGTAATTAAAAGACCCGATGAAGAAGGAGTTCCACAATACAGATGTTTAGGTTATACCCTTAATGGTGATTTATTTGCAAATCCTGTTTTTCCACCTGATTATCCTCCGACTCAGAATGTTAAAACTCTCAACGGAAGATGGGTAAAAGAACCATGGAACAACGAACATCCCTATATTCAACAGTGGATAAATAGGTTAGATTTTAAACCAAATCGATTATTAAAATTAACCGGACGACGGGATTTCTTTGCCGCAAATATAGTTGACGGTCCGGAACCCCAATATTTTTCTGACGGAGGTTCTGTTGTAGACTATGTACATATAATCCAGCCCCCACAATGCATTCATGGGGGCTGGGAATAG
- a CDS encoding WXG100 family type VII secretion target, with translation MARLSFSPEQARGVARSIKNKGDAAKDIINQLDREIKSVEGWWEGESARAFVDEFNSLKPSLDKLVECVHNISMQLDKIAEIKEQSERDIASQLRK, from the coding sequence ATGGCAAGGTTGAGTTTTAGTCCTGAACAAGCGAGAGGCGTGGCAAGATCAATAAAAAACAAAGGAGATGCAGCAAAAGATATTATCAATCAGCTTGACAGGGAAATTAAATCAGTTGAAGGCTGGTGGGAAGGTGAATCTGCAAGAGCTTTTGTAGATGAGTTTAACAGCTTGAAGCCAAGTCTTGATAAGCTAGTGGAGTGTGTACATAACATTAGCATGCAGTTAGATAAAATTGCAGAAATTAAAGAGCAGAGTGAGCGTGACATAGCTTCACAGCTTAGGAAGTAA
- a CDS encoding copper amine oxidase N-terminal domain-containing protein, translating into MKKIVLSITVSVIMLMAFTTTSFAQLPLRVVVNGNRVNFPDAEPFIDDNGRTQVPVRFVSEALGAEVGWEGSTKTVTISQGDKEIKIVIGKKDYTINGEKNLMDTEALLKEDRTFVPVRFVSEGLGARVDWDPAVRTVYIDTREKGSTKDDTPKDGSIIEVDGYLVPNDTNIIIVKPRGSDTIETSLSVTTLLPN; encoded by the coding sequence ATGAAAAAGATAGTTTTATCTATTACAGTATCAGTTATTATGTTAATGGCTTTTACAACAACATCTTTTGCCCAATTGCCTCTTCGTGTAGTGGTAAATGGCAACAGGGTGAATTTCCCGGATGCAGAGCCGTTTATAGACGACAACGGCAGGACACAGGTACCGGTGAGGTTTGTAAGTGAAGCGTTAGGGGCAGAAGTAGGCTGGGAAGGAAGCACAAAGACAGTTACAATATCCCAGGGAGATAAAGAAATAAAGATAGTAATTGGAAAAAAGGACTATACAATAAATGGTGAGAAGAATTTAATGGATACAGAGGCGCTGCTGAAGGAAGACAGGACCTTTGTACCTGTAAGGTTTGTAAGTGAGGGGTTAGGTGCAAGGGTGGATTGGGACCCGGCTGTAAGGACGGTTTATATTGATACAAGAGAAAAAGGAAGTACCAAGGATGACACACCAAAGGATGGAAGTATTATAGAAGTGGATGGATATTTAGTGCCAAATGATACAAATATAATAATTGTAAAACCTCGTGGAAGTGACACAATAGAAACAAGTTTATCTGTAACTACATTATTACCAAATTAA